Genomic window (Caldisericia bacterium):
TGCCTACACTTTTTATAAATATATTTCCCCTCTCTGATTCAAGGGTTACAAAATCAAGTTCTCCAAGATGGGTAGTCGTAAGAATAGTTTTAGCTGTTCTAAATATGGTAGCACATAAACCTGAAATTGCTTCAGGATCAAGAGATGTGTCTGATATACTATCCACAAGAAGCCCATCCTCCTCAATTATCATAGCCGCAAAAACATCTGGCAAACTTTTAAGTCTTTCAAGAATTTCTCTCAATTTTAGCCTCCTTTATAGTTTTCACCAAAATGATTTGAAAACTCTATTAAATCCTCTCCATCAATTAAACCATCCATAGTGAAATCCACAATATCAAGATAGTTTTCATCTGGGTAGTAAAACCCAAAATGATTTGAAAACTCTATTAAATCCTCTCCATCCACCATTCCATCAAGATTAATATCCCATACTGGGTATTCCCTCTCTTCTATCACTATATTTTCTGAGGTGACTTTCTCAATTTCCATTTCATTATTTATAACGATGTTTTTGAGTTCAACTTTAGCTTCATTCTCTTTTTTACTAAAGAATAGAAGAGTAAAAAGAGTTTTTTTAGATATATCCTTCAAATTAAACATAATCTTTCCATCTGATAATTCTTTAAATGAGACTGTACCATCAGTTTCTATCTTAAAAAATTTCATAACCTCTGGATCATACTCAATATAGCCTTTCATAGAAGATATAAGTTTTGAAGATGAAAAGGATAATTTAAAGAGTTTCCCAACTCTGGTTTCAACCTGATTTGAAAAGATATTTAAAGTTTCCCCCGTAACTTTCAATGAAACGGATGGATCACCAAGAATATTAAATACATAAATATTCTGGTATCTTTCATACTTTTGAAGAGGATAAATAAAGTTTTCAAAGTAATACTCCTTAGCTTCATTCAAGGATTTTGATACATCAAGAAGGTTAGATAAATTTTCAGAAAATTTGTACATGATGCTTTGAAACCATCCATCTTCCACATCTC
Coding sequences:
- a CDS encoding roadblock/LC7 domain-containing protein, producing the protein MREILERLKSLPDVFAAMIIEEDGLLVDSISDTSLDPEAISGLCATIFRTAKTILTTTHLGELDFVTLESERGNIFIKSVGTLFLAVVARKRANLGLIRVVLRKNAERLKEYL